From Stigmatella erecta, one genomic window encodes:
- a CDS encoding serine/threonine-protein kinase, with product MVPIRDGHLLPSVQGAGSLSFQEERAFLRQRLVFLYKTLFALSASFFVATAGGSILLNHRPWEAVLLSTGAVAHVLNILGALACWLTCRNASLSIRALKWLEGLALVGLLYLLKVSSYSGGDTYGLLLSTTCAIISRSVFIPTSVRRAFWLSLACALPDAPLMALSLSARGSPQVVQATLDAVLWSAITVTLATLICKTIYGLRQEVRDARRLGQYTLLERLGAGSMGEVFLASHALLRRHTAIKLLRADAGGQELERFEREVQLTSQLTHPNTIAIYDYGRTSDGLFYYAMEYLEGMDLAELIAMAGPQPPERVIHILSQVCGALEEAHGQGMLHRDIKPANLFLCRRRGIPDLVKVLDFGLVKQVGSTEEPGPAEGTVVAGTPLYLSPETVASPGKVDARSDLYSLGAVGYALLTGRHVFEGQSASEICAHHVNTPPTHPEARLGYALPADLCDILLRCLEKQPEARFNSARELRAALEECVHARAWTELEAEQWWAAQKDADLETTLVRNNPLELSGTQTLITADLGDRAA from the coding sequence ATGGTCCCCATCCGAGACGGACACCTTCTGCCCTCGGTTCAGGGCGCAGGCTCGCTCTCCTTTCAGGAAGAGCGCGCATTCCTGCGGCAGCGCCTGGTGTTTCTGTACAAGACGCTCTTCGCGCTGTCGGCCAGCTTCTTCGTGGCCACCGCGGGGGGGTCGATCCTCCTGAACCACCGGCCGTGGGAGGCGGTGCTCCTGAGCACGGGCGCGGTGGCCCACGTGCTCAACATCCTGGGCGCGCTGGCGTGCTGGCTGACGTGCCGCAATGCGTCGCTCTCCATCCGGGCCCTGAAGTGGCTGGAGGGGCTGGCCCTGGTGGGGCTGCTGTACCTGCTGAAGGTCAGCTCGTACTCCGGGGGCGACACCTACGGGCTGCTGCTGAGCACCACGTGCGCCATCATCTCGCGCTCGGTCTTCATTCCCACCTCCGTGCGCCGGGCGTTCTGGCTCTCGCTGGCGTGCGCCCTGCCGGACGCGCCCCTCATGGCGCTGAGCCTCTCCGCGCGCGGCTCGCCGCAAGTGGTCCAGGCCACGCTCGACGCGGTGCTCTGGAGCGCCATCACCGTCACCCTGGCCACCCTCATCTGCAAGACCATCTACGGGCTGCGCCAGGAGGTGCGGGATGCGCGGAGGCTGGGCCAGTACACGCTGCTGGAGCGGCTGGGCGCCGGCTCCATGGGCGAGGTGTTCCTGGCCAGCCACGCGCTGCTGCGCCGCCATACCGCCATCAAGCTCTTGCGCGCCGACGCGGGGGGCCAGGAGCTGGAGCGCTTCGAGCGCGAGGTGCAGCTCACCAGCCAGCTCACCCACCCCAACACCATCGCCATCTACGACTACGGCCGCACCTCCGACGGGCTCTTCTATTACGCCATGGAGTACCTGGAGGGCATGGACCTGGCGGAGCTCATCGCCATGGCGGGGCCCCAGCCGCCCGAGCGCGTCATCCACATCCTCAGCCAGGTGTGCGGCGCGCTGGAGGAGGCGCACGGCCAGGGCATGCTCCACCGGGACATCAAGCCCGCGAACCTCTTCCTGTGCCGGCGCCGGGGCATCCCGGATCTGGTGAAGGTGCTCGACTTCGGCCTGGTGAAGCAGGTGGGCAGCACCGAGGAGCCCGGCCCGGCCGAGGGCACCGTGGTGGCCGGCACGCCGCTCTACCTGTCCCCCGAGACGGTCGCCTCCCCCGGCAAGGTGGACGCGCGCTCGGATCTCTACTCGCTGGGCGCGGTGGGCTATGCCCTGCTCACGGGCCGCCACGTCTTCGAGGGGCAGAGCGCCTCGGAGATCTGCGCGCACCACGTGAACACGCCGCCCACGCACCCGGAGGCCCGCCTGGGGTACGCGCTGCCCGCGGACCTGTGTGACATCCTCCTGCGCTGTCTGGAGAAGCAGCCCGAGGCGCGCTTCAACAGCGCCCGGGAGCTGCGCGCGGCGCTGGAGGAGTGCGTGCACGCCCGGGCCTGGACGGAGCTGGAGGCCGAGCAGTGGTGGGCCGCCCAGAAGGACGCGGACCTGGAGACCACCCTGGTGCGCAACAACCCCCTGGAGCTGTCCGGCACCCAGACGCTGATAACGGCGGACCTGGGCGATCGCGCCGCGTAG
- a CDS encoding DUF58 domain-containing protein — protein MDGKAVARLAPGLTLALPRVPHRGRVGEVRASSVGASMELHDFRAYQPGDDLRQVDWNAVARTGEMVLRVRQDEVSPRLEVLVDGSRSMALSPDKEARARELALLTVEVGALQGLAPTVLTSGTRAERTQGPACGAAVRASVFDARDELPRALGRLPPLRPCGLRVVVSDFLFEADLDGLVARLARGAAALFLVQVLDAEDLEPSGGEGARLVDAESGAALEELLTGEVLAAYARRFAEHQRMLRAAALRARAALVTAPAPEPLEALVRGPLRPLFLAGGGA, from the coding sequence ATGGATGGCAAGGCGGTGGCCCGGCTGGCCCCGGGGCTGACCCTGGCGCTGCCCCGCGTGCCCCACCGGGGCCGGGTGGGCGAGGTGCGCGCCAGCTCCGTGGGCGCCTCCATGGAACTGCACGACTTCCGCGCCTACCAGCCCGGGGATGACCTGCGGCAGGTGGACTGGAACGCGGTGGCGCGCACCGGGGAGATGGTGCTGCGCGTCCGCCAGGACGAGGTGTCCCCGCGCCTGGAGGTGCTGGTGGATGGCTCGCGCTCCATGGCGCTCAGCCCGGACAAGGAAGCTCGCGCGCGGGAGCTGGCGCTGCTGACGGTGGAGGTGGGGGCCCTGCAGGGGCTGGCGCCCACGGTGCTCACCTCGGGCACGCGGGCGGAGCGGACGCAGGGCCCTGCGTGCGGCGCGGCCGTGCGCGCCTCGGTGTTCGATGCGAGGGATGAGCTGCCGCGGGCCCTGGGCCGGCTGCCGCCGCTGAGGCCGTGCGGCCTGCGGGTGGTGGTGAGCGACTTCCTCTTCGAGGCGGACCTGGACGGCCTGGTGGCCCGGCTGGCGCGGGGCGCCGCGGCGCTCTTCCTGGTGCAGGTGCTGGACGCGGAGGACCTGGAGCCCTCGGGCGGCGAGGGGGCGCGGCTGGTGGATGCCGAGAGCGGCGCTGCGCTGGAGGAGCTGCTCACCGGGGAGGTGCTGGCCGCGTACGCGCGCCGCTTCGCGGAGCACCAGCGGATGCTGCGCGCCGCGGCGCTGCGGGCCCGGGCGGCCCTGGTGACGGCCCCCGCCCCGGAGCCGCTGGAGGCGCTGGTGCGAGGCCCCCTGCGCCCCCTCTTCCTGGCGGGAGGCGGCGCGTGA
- a CDS encoding BatA domain-containing protein, translated as MSFGFPWGLLALAAWGPLVAAYFLRRRQKPVTVSALFLWRTPRPRAEAGPRFERFTREASLLLEALAVLAAALFLADVRWGDEARGRHVVLVVDGGLSLSARGPDGVTVLERVRREAATRLNAEGATRVTLLASGLSPQVLAGPEAEPSRALAALESFQALGAGHDVTPTLLWAQELAGPGRRVHFFTDAMPEEGLAVPPLVRWTALGAPRDNVALVSAQRRDEGPLATVTLRVARFGGPEQVALRVLARPGVGAKEGSERSEPVTLPAEGAATVRLTFENAGDVEVSLPPDALPEDGQARLVPSAVRPVRLALAEALEAPARQALERFLSVAPGVEVGAAEGALLWGPPGTDARLTVGASGTLRTFVGPFFSEKGHPLLDDVQLGGVRWTAGSNPPGRPLVTAEDTVLLSEEDGRVHLNLALARSNLQRTPAWPVLLGNVVREARRAQEGFPRHQLNVGEPLPVVTEAGARYALEGPLGPKPLFGAGALTLPAPPVPGRYTLLREGDPVDVADVLPLDARESELRGRNSGERQASAEARDADGAAPAGRARWPLGVLLGALLLDFYVTRRP; from the coding sequence GTGAGCTTCGGCTTTCCCTGGGGCTTGCTGGCGCTCGCGGCGTGGGGGCCGCTGGTGGCGGCGTACTTCCTGCGGCGGCGGCAGAAGCCCGTCACCGTGAGCGCCCTGTTCCTCTGGCGGACGCCGCGCCCCCGGGCGGAGGCCGGGCCGCGCTTCGAGCGCTTCACCCGCGAGGCCTCGCTCCTCCTGGAGGCGCTGGCGGTGCTGGCCGCGGCCCTCTTCCTGGCGGACGTGCGCTGGGGGGACGAGGCCCGGGGCCGCCACGTGGTGCTGGTGGTGGACGGCGGCCTCTCGCTCTCCGCGCGGGGGCCGGACGGGGTGACGGTGCTGGAGCGCGTGCGCCGCGAGGCCGCCACGCGGCTGAACGCGGAGGGCGCCACGCGGGTGACGCTGCTCGCGAGCGGCCTGTCGCCCCAGGTGCTCGCGGGGCCGGAGGCGGAGCCCTCGCGGGCCCTGGCGGCGCTGGAGTCCTTCCAGGCGCTGGGGGCCGGGCACGACGTGACGCCCACCTTATTATGGGCGCAGGAGCTGGCCGGGCCCGGCCGGCGGGTCCACTTCTTCACGGACGCGATGCCGGAGGAGGGCCTGGCGGTGCCGCCGCTCGTGCGGTGGACGGCGCTGGGCGCGCCCCGGGACAACGTGGCGCTGGTGTCCGCGCAGCGGCGGGACGAGGGCCCGCTCGCGACGGTGACGCTGCGGGTGGCGCGCTTCGGGGGCCCGGAGCAGGTGGCGCTGCGCGTGCTCGCGAGGCCCGGGGTGGGCGCGAAGGAGGGCTCCGAGCGGAGCGAGCCCGTCACGCTGCCCGCCGAGGGCGCGGCGACGGTGCGGCTGACGTTCGAGAACGCGGGCGATGTGGAGGTGTCCCTGCCGCCGGATGCGCTGCCGGAGGATGGGCAGGCGCGGCTGGTGCCCTCCGCGGTGCGCCCGGTGCGCCTGGCCCTGGCCGAGGCGCTGGAGGCCCCCGCGCGCCAGGCCCTGGAGCGCTTCCTCTCGGTGGCGCCGGGCGTGGAGGTGGGTGCGGCGGAGGGCGCGCTCCTGTGGGGCCCGCCGGGCACGGACGCGCGGCTGACGGTGGGCGCCTCCGGCACGCTGCGCACCTTCGTGGGGCCCTTCTTCTCGGAGAAGGGCCACCCGCTGCTGGATGACGTGCAGCTGGGGGGCGTGCGCTGGACGGCCGGCAGCAACCCGCCCGGGCGCCCGCTGGTGACGGCGGAGGACACGGTGCTCCTGTCCGAGGAGGACGGGCGGGTGCACCTCAACCTGGCGCTGGCGCGCTCCAACCTCCAGCGCACCCCGGCCTGGCCGGTGCTGCTGGGCAACGTGGTGCGCGAGGCGCGGCGGGCCCAGGAGGGCTTCCCGCGCCACCAGCTCAACGTGGGCGAGCCCCTGCCCGTGGTGACGGAGGCCGGGGCCCGCTACGCGCTGGAGGGGCCGCTGGGCCCGAAGCCCCTCTTCGGGGCGGGGGCGCTCACCCTGCCCGCGCCGCCCGTGCCCGGCCGCTACACGCTGCTGCGCGAGGGCGATCCGGTGGACGTGGCGGACGTGCTGCCCCTGGATGCCCGGGAGTCGGAGCTGCGAGGCCGGAACTCGGGCGAGCGCCAGGCCTCGGCCGAGGCGCGGGACGCGGACGGGGCGGCCCCGGCGGGCCGGGCGCGCTGGCCGCTGGGGGTGCTGCTGGGGGCGCTGCTCCTGGACTTCTACGTGACGCGGCGGCCGTGA